The Telopea speciosissima isolate NSW1024214 ecotype Mountain lineage chromosome 11, Tspe_v1, whole genome shotgun sequence genome includes the window TTAGATATTCTGATTGAAGTATATTTGGCTGATTGAAGATTAGAGTTTggaatcttttctttcttttttgttttttcttccttaTTCATACTCAGTTCTAAGTCTATATATGTAATCCTCCATGATTGAATGAAGGAAGATTATgaagtttaatgaaaattgCTCAGTTGAGTATTTGGAACTCTCAATTGGAGTTTCCGTtgcaattttgattttcttgttcgATTGATCAACTCCTGGTCACGTAGGGAACGTGATTTTGGTTCTCCCAATCCGTAGCTTCCATTGAGGGTGCATTATTTGGTTATCTGAGCCTAGGATTGCGAGAGTGAAAGACTGTAATGGCGCCCTGACGAGCAACCCTTACAGTCCTTGTCGAGAATATCAatgcaaaagaagaaaacttgCGTCTTTAGCAAGAAATTGCTAACCTGCGTCCCGAGAATGAAGCGTTGAGGAAAGCTTCGCAACGTCTGATTCGGAATGAGGAGACATTCGCTGCTTACTCTTCGTCTTCAAAGAGTTGAAAATCTGTTTGAATGAGGAGTACTCATCGACCCAGCTATCCCGATTGGACTCCACCAATATGGGATATGAGCTTCAATGATAATGAACTAGAAACTACTAGTTTGGCTTCACAAATCGACATTGAAGGCGATCGTTTCATCACCCAGGTTGATTTGATAAAACCTCCCAAGTTTGATGAGTACCAAGATGAGTGCGTCGACGAACATGGCGGTTTCGAAAACCTTGAACCTGATTCTATTTTAGAAGCACTGCATGGTGAGACAACATCATTAAATGAAATGATGAACACGACACCATATCAAGATCCATATTTGGAGCCGTTGCAAGTGCGTAACTTTCTTTACTTATCATTGACGATGTAGCAAAAAAGATGAATGGAGACACGCTCCAGTGAATCAACATTGCCAGTACGTATGATGATCCATATTTAGATGTTATTTCTTTCCCGTCACTAAATCAATCTTTTCAAGGTATAAGCATCATCAACAAACCATATTTTAATCGCTCATTTATTCGAACCGTGAATACGTCAATTGCTATCGTCATCAAATTTGAAGTCGAGTTGCAAATTCTGGTATAATATTCAATTAGAGATATCACCAATAACTTTGCTTGGTTTTCGGTTCTCGGTGGGGCGACAACcatcattgatcggggcaagaattcgaggacgaattctTTTCAACCAGGAGGGAATGATGCAATCCTGGACCTGGACCATTAAGCTGACAACCTCACACCCCAAGGTTCTTCGAAGGTTGACCTGGGTCAAGGAGAGGCGTGCCAGGCATGGTCAGCCCCTACAAGGATAGCCCATTCACTCCTTATCTTCCTAATATTTTTAAGGAAAGAAGTTGCACCTAATAGAGGGAAGATTTGGAGTTATCTCAATTGCTAAATAAATTattactaaataaataaaggattaATCAGCTAACTAGTATATTGggctgattgaagattggatttCTGAGTGAGAGTATATGGGGCTGATTAAAGAGAAGATTAGATTCTGATTGAAGTATTTTTGACTAATTGGAGATTCTGGTTGAAGTATTTTTGGCTGATTGAAGATTAGAGATTggaatctttttgtttttcccctTATTTATACTCAGCCTAAGTCTACATATGTAATCCTCCTTGATTGAACGAAGGCAGCTCATgaagtttaatgaaaattgCTCAGTTGACTGTTTGGAACTCTCAATTGGAGTTTCCGTtgtaattttgattttcttgttcgATTGATTAACTCCTGGTCACGTAGGGAACATGATTTCGATTCTCCCGATCGTAGCTTCCAATGAGGTTGCATTAAAACTCAACCCTCGTCCCCCTTTCTTCTCTGCAATCAAGTAGTACCAACTAACCCTTCAATCCTCTTCTGTAAGTCCTCTAGGACTTTAGAtcttgtgtatatatatatatcgtgGAGAAAAGGTTAAGATGATATTTTCGATGAATCCAATTATTAATGAGGGCAGATTCTCTAGATGTACTATCTAGAGAGGTATCTCTTGATTGATACTTTAAGGCCTTTAATTATTGGAAAGTTATAATATTACCCTAAAATTGGTACTACTTTACTAAATAAACCacacaatatttatt containing:
- the LOC122644985 gene encoding syntaxin-81-like, with the translated sequence MSFNDNELETTSLASQIDIEGDRFITQVDLIKPPKFDEYQDECVDEHGGFENLEPDSILEALHGETTSLNEMMNTTPYQDPYLEPLQAVEATQNVDMGNKELSQAIQRNSSSRTFLLLFLFVLTFSILFLDWYS